The window CCGAAGTTGCGGGGGAACGCTCCGGGACCGGTGCCCCCGGGCTTGGATTCGCCCGTTTGGGTCCCGTCGTTGGAGCGGATCGACACCACTTCGCTGCCGACGGCAGCTCCCCAGGAGCGTCCGGCCTCGACTGCGGGATCCGATCCCAGCGCGGCAAGCTCTTCGGCATGTGCCTGGTCAAGCGCGTCCTTGACCGTCGTGTTGGACGCGAACAGCGATGACAGCACGGCGTGTGCGGCCGCGCTCGCGGCGGCCTCTCGGCTGCCTCCCGCGGGTGCGCCGTCGTACGAAGCGACGAGGGCACGGCCTCGCGTCGACAGACCATCAGCGACTTCGATGCCGTTGACCGCGTCGTACATCGCTGCGGTGGTCATCGCATAAGAGCGCCCGGCACCGGGGGTTGCGGTGTGTAGTCCAGGGTTCCCAGATCGAACCGCATCGAAGGACCGTTCGATCCAGCGAGTGGCGACGTTTCCCGAGCTTGCCGGAGAAACACCACTGCTGGACGGTGCTGCCGATGGCTCGTTGGCGGCGGCGGTCAGGACGCTGCTCGCCAGCACGGCCATGATCAGCAGGCCGAGCAAGGCAGGTGCAGGCGGCGAGGGGCCTTGCGCGCCCCGGTCGTGGTCGCTGTCATCGGTCGGTCCCTCCCTTGGCGCCCGAGGCGACGATCAGCTCGCACGGCCCTTCGAACCCGTCACCAGCCTCGAAGCGTGCGAGCTCTGCCACGATCTCGTCCCACGCGTCCTCGCGTTCGGTTGCGTCGAGCGCCGACAGCATCTGGTGCAGCGCACCGAACGACTCGCGCTCGAACCGCACGCACTCCGCGGCGCTCGGCATGCGCAGCGGCGCAGCCACGCGGTGGGTCCTCACGTCGGAGAACCCGGCCGCGGTGAGCGCGTCTTCGATGACGCCTGGCGAACCGAGGCTGAAGGGTCCCGGTTGCCCGACGGCGGGCGGTGGAAGGTTCGCCCGTCGCCGGATGATCGACACGGGGATCGAGAAGAACTCGTTGTTCGTCGCCGTCGAGTACACGACCGCACCGACGCGGCCACCGGGGCGAAGCACTCGATGCATGCCGGCCAGCGCGCCCTGCTGGTCCGGGAAGTAGATGAGCCCGACGCGGGAGACCACGGCGTCGAAGGTGCCCTCGGGCAGATCGAGGTTCTCGCCGTCGAGCTCCCTGGTGGCGACGTTGGTGGCGCCTGCACGCGCGGCCTCGCTGGCGGCGAACGTCAGGATCGCTGGCGAGATGTCGGTCGCGAGGACCCGACCGGTGGGTCCCACGCGACGCGC of the Actinomycetota bacterium genome contains:
- a CDS encoding class I SAM-dependent methyltransferase, yielding MTLTFNPVQYKTTTRQQWQDAAEAWHRWAPTLEAWLGEATELMLDEAGIGIGSHVLDVAAGAGGQTLAAARRVGPTGRVLATDISPAILTFAASEAARAGATNVATRELDGENLDLPEGTFDAVVSRVGLIYFPDQQGALAGMHRVLRPGGRVGAVVYSTATNNEFFSIPVSIIRRRANLPPPAVGQPGPFSLGSPGVIEDALTAAGFSDVRTHRVAAPLRMPSAAECVRFERESFGALHQMLSALDATEREDAWDEIVAELARFEAGDGFEGPCELIVASGAKGGTDR